One Paenisporosarcina sp. FSL H8-0542 genomic region harbors:
- a CDS encoding endonuclease MutS2: MIAKRALKTLEFDKVRDQVASFCTSSLGKTHLDLLEPSIELDTVVKLLDEMDEGLSVLRVRGNVPMGGIFDVRGHAKRAQIGGMLSPTELMEIASTIRASRILRQFFEAVEESEDINIPYFLERKQALPILTALEHEIIACIDDNGAVLDSASTQLRTIRQQLRAQESRVREKLESYTRGKNASKMLSDSIITIRNDRFVIPVKQEYRGNYGGIVHDQSSSGQTLFIEPDAVVQANNEIRRLKMKEQEEIERILLALSLEVQAVAHDIFVLVQILGEIDVILAKAKYGQANKCTKPAVNDRGIIRLVKARHPLLNIEEAVANTIEFGGDITAIVITGPNTGGKTVTLKTVGLCTLMAQAGLPIPVLDGSEITVFDQIFADIGDEQSIEQSLSTFSSHMVNIVDILSKFDERSLVLFDELGAGTDPQEGAALAISILDEVHGRGARVMATTHYPELKAYGYNRPGVANASVEFDVESLSPTYKLLIGVPGRSNAFEISKRLGLPQHIIKHAQSFTGTDRHEVESMIASLEESRKQSERDAEKSHALRVESEKIQAELTSQLHQLEEQKEKLEQKAKDKARKLVDEAKREAESIISELRSMQKNAQLVIKDHELIDVRKRLEKAAPENSVLKKQKQIKEREMTLTVGDEVKVLSYGQKGILLDKVSDSEWSVQIGILKMKLPESDLEYIKPEKPKQTVAMTHVKGRDTYVKLELDLRGERYEDAILRAEKYIDDAVLSSYHQVSIIHGKGTGALRQGIQQFLKNHSRVKSYRFGEAGEGGHGVTVVELK; encoded by the coding sequence ATGATCGCCAAACGCGCATTGAAAACACTTGAATTTGATAAAGTGAGAGACCAAGTTGCGAGTTTTTGTACATCATCACTTGGCAAAACCCATTTGGATTTACTTGAACCATCCATTGAGCTTGATACTGTGGTAAAACTTTTGGACGAAATGGATGAAGGGTTATCCGTTCTGCGTGTCCGGGGGAATGTTCCGATGGGTGGCATTTTTGATGTGCGCGGACATGCAAAACGTGCACAAATCGGTGGCATGTTAAGCCCGACTGAATTGATGGAAATCGCCAGCACCATTCGTGCCAGCCGTATATTACGTCAATTTTTTGAAGCCGTAGAGGAGTCGGAAGATATAAACATTCCGTACTTCCTGGAACGAAAACAAGCTTTGCCGATTCTTACTGCGCTGGAACATGAAATCATCGCATGTATAGATGACAACGGGGCTGTCCTGGATAGTGCCAGCACACAGCTTAGGACAATCCGCCAGCAATTACGGGCGCAGGAAAGTCGCGTTCGTGAAAAACTGGAAAGTTATACACGGGGAAAAAATGCATCGAAAATGTTATCAGATTCAATCATCACGATCCGCAATGATCGATTCGTTATTCCAGTAAAACAGGAGTATCGCGGAAACTACGGAGGCATAGTCCATGATCAATCTTCATCTGGTCAGACGTTGTTCATCGAACCGGATGCTGTCGTACAGGCAAACAATGAAATTCGCCGCCTGAAAATGAAAGAGCAGGAAGAAATCGAACGTATATTGTTGGCGTTGTCCCTCGAGGTACAAGCAGTTGCCCATGATATATTTGTTCTGGTCCAAATTTTAGGTGAAATTGATGTGATTTTAGCGAAAGCAAAATACGGACAAGCAAACAAATGTACAAAGCCAGCTGTCAATGACCGTGGAATTATTCGGTTAGTGAAGGCTCGTCATCCTCTGTTAAACATCGAGGAAGCGGTAGCCAACACGATTGAATTCGGTGGCGATATTACAGCGATTGTCATTACAGGACCGAACACAGGTGGTAAAACTGTGACTTTGAAGACAGTGGGACTGTGTACCTTAATGGCACAGGCAGGACTGCCGATTCCTGTATTGGATGGATCAGAAATAACAGTGTTTGATCAAATTTTCGCCGATATCGGAGACGAACAATCGATTGAACAAAGTTTGAGTACATTCTCATCCCATATGGTCAACATCGTGGATATATTATCTAAATTTGATGAACGTAGCCTCGTATTATTTGATGAGCTCGGAGCAGGAACAGATCCACAGGAAGGTGCTGCTTTGGCCATCTCGATTTTGGACGAAGTGCACGGAAGAGGCGCTCGTGTAATGGCAACGACTCATTACCCTGAACTTAAAGCATATGGATACAATCGACCAGGTGTGGCAAATGCCAGTGTTGAATTTGATGTTGAATCGTTAAGTCCGACATACAAGCTTTTAATTGGTGTACCAGGTCGCAGTAATGCATTCGAGATTTCCAAACGACTAGGTTTGCCTCAGCACATTATTAAACATGCGCAATCATTTACAGGAACCGACCGTCATGAAGTGGAGTCAATGATCGCTTCACTTGAAGAAAGTCGCAAGCAGTCGGAAAGAGATGCAGAAAAATCGCATGCTTTACGGGTAGAGTCCGAAAAAATACAAGCAGAATTGACAAGCCAGTTGCATCAGCTTGAAGAACAAAAAGAAAAGCTTGAACAAAAGGCGAAAGACAAAGCTAGAAAATTAGTGGATGAAGCGAAGAGAGAAGCCGAAAGTATTATCAGTGAACTTCGAAGCATGCAAAAAAATGCACAACTTGTAATTAAAGATCATGAATTGATCGATGTGCGCAAGCGACTTGAAAAAGCGGCACCGGAAAATTCAGTACTGAAGAAACAAAAACAAATTAAAGAACGAGAAATGACATTAACAGTTGGCGACGAAGTCAAAGTGTTAAGTTATGGACAAAAAGGTATTCTGCTTGATAAAGTTTCCGACTCCGAATGGAGTGTTCAAATCGGGATTCTGAAAATGAAACTACCTGAATCCGACCTGGAATATATCAAACCAGAAAAACCCAAACAAACTGTTGCAATGACCCATGTAAAAGGGCGCGACACATATGTGAAACTGGAACTAGATTTACGTGGAGAACGGTATGAAGACGCCATCCTGCGAGCAGAGAAATATATTGATGATGCTGTATTATCTAGTTACCATCAAGTATCGATTATTCATGGGAAAGGCACGGGAGCGTTAAGACAAGGAATTCAACAGTTTCTAAAGAATCACTCTCGCGTGAAAAGCTATCGCTTTGGAGAAGCAGGAGAGGGCGGACACGGCGTTACGGTTGTGGAATTAAAATAA
- a CDS encoding DUF350 domain-containing protein yields MLGMDFWQHPLVETAGYFSVVILCLILTMIVFEIVTKYKNWEEIQKGNLAVALATGGKIFGVANIFRYSIENHNSLPEMIGWGLYGFGLLIIAYFLFEFLTPKFNIDREIENDNRSVGFISLSISVGLSFVIGASIS; encoded by the coding sequence ATGTTAGGGATGGATTTTTGGCAACACCCATTAGTTGAAACAGCCGGCTATTTCAGTGTGGTCATCTTATGTTTGATATTGACCATGATTGTTTTTGAAATTGTCACAAAATATAAGAATTGGGAAGAAATCCAAAAAGGTAATTTAGCAGTCGCTCTGGCGACAGGTGGGAAAATTTTTGGTGTTGCAAACATTTTTCGTTACTCCATCGAAAATCATAATTCTTTGCCTGAAATGATAGGCTGGGGTTTATACGGTTTCGGATTGCTAATCATTGCCTATTTCCTGTTTGAATTTTTAACGCCAAAATTCAATATTGACCGTGAGATTGAGAATGACAACCGATCTGTGGGATTCATTTCATTATCGATATCGGTCGGCCTGTCATTTGTCATAGGGGCGAGTATTTCTTAG
- a CDS encoding long-chain-fatty-acid--CoA ligase, with the protein MTAKPWLAQYPPEIPHTLSYDPIPVQAYLTHAYRDYPEKIAIHFLGKDITYRELYESSLKFANYLRSLGIQKGDRVAIMLPNCPQNVIGYYGILYAGGIVVQTNPLYTEREIAYQMKDSGAKAILSLDILFPRISKVIKETNLENIIITGIKDYLPFPKNLVYPFIQKKQYGFSVKVEHRGMNHLFPEVMKVGKAEEIEIPFDFEEDVAILQYTGGTTGFPKGVMLSHKNLIANASMCDAWLYRCKKGEETILGILPFFHVYGMTAVMILSVMLGNRMVLLPKFDVDSALKTIDKQKPTLFPGAPTIYIGLLNHPDIAKYDLSSIQACLSGSAPLPVEVQEKFEKVTGGKLVEGYGLTETSPVTHANFIWDNERIKGSVGVPWPDTEAAIFQVDSTDPMPPHEIGEICVRGPQIMKGYWNRPEDTENTMRDGWLLTGDLGYMDEKGFFYVVDRKKDLIIAGGFNIYPREIEEVLYEHPAIQECVAVGVPDPYRGETVKAYVVLKENEHVSEEELNTFCREHLAAFKVPRIYEFRKELPKTAVGKILRRNLVEEEKDKYREASATS; encoded by the coding sequence ATGACGGCAAAACCATGGTTGGCTCAATATCCACCGGAGATTCCACATACGCTTTCGTACGATCCGATTCCGGTTCAAGCATATTTGACACATGCTTATCGTGATTATCCGGAAAAAATTGCGATTCATTTTCTGGGAAAAGACATTACCTACCGAGAACTCTATGAATCTTCGTTGAAGTTTGCTAATTATTTGCGGTCACTTGGTATTCAAAAAGGTGACAGAGTAGCAATCATGTTACCAAACTGTCCTCAAAATGTTATTGGGTATTATGGAATTCTTTACGCAGGTGGCATCGTCGTCCAAACTAATCCGCTTTATACAGAGAGAGAAATTGCTTACCAAATGAAAGATTCTGGCGCTAAAGCAATCTTATCGCTCGATATTTTATTTCCTCGTATTTCTAAAGTTATTAAAGAAACGAATCTTGAAAACATAATTATAACGGGTATTAAAGACTATTTACCATTCCCGAAAAATTTGGTTTACCCATTTATACAAAAGAAACAATACGGTTTTTCAGTAAAAGTGGAGCATAGAGGGATGAATCACTTGTTCCCGGAAGTCATGAAGGTTGGCAAAGCAGAAGAAATAGAAATTCCTTTTGACTTTGAAGAGGATGTTGCGATATTGCAATACACTGGAGGCACAACTGGATTCCCCAAAGGTGTTATGTTGTCGCATAAAAACCTGATAGCCAATGCTTCGATGTGTGATGCGTGGTTATATCGCTGCAAAAAAGGCGAGGAGACGATTTTGGGCATCCTGCCATTTTTCCATGTATATGGCATGACTGCCGTCATGATTCTTTCCGTCATGCTTGGAAACCGCATGGTATTATTACCTAAATTCGATGTGGACTCTGCTTTGAAAACGATAGATAAACAGAAACCGACGTTATTCCCAGGAGCACCAACTATTTATATTGGTCTGTTAAATCATCCGGATATCGCAAAATATGATTTATCGTCCATTCAAGCTTGTTTAAGTGGTTCTGCACCATTACCAGTCGAGGTTCAGGAAAAGTTCGAAAAGGTAACTGGTGGGAAACTTGTGGAAGGCTATGGTTTAACCGAAACCTCTCCGGTAACACACGCTAATTTCATATGGGATAATGAACGAATTAAAGGGTCTGTCGGTGTACCTTGGCCAGATACTGAAGCAGCAATTTTCCAAGTTGATTCAACTGATCCAATGCCTCCACATGAAATTGGTGAAATTTGTGTACGTGGTCCACAAATCATGAAAGGTTATTGGAACCGTCCTGAGGATACTGAAAATACAATGCGCGATGGATGGTTATTAACTGGTGACTTGGGGTATATGGATGAAAAAGGGTTCTTCTATGTTGTAGATCGTAAAAAAGATTTGATCATTGCAGGGGGATTCAATATTTATCCGCGTGAAATTGAAGAAGTGCTATACGAACATCCAGCCATCCAGGAATGTGTTGCCGTCGGTGTACCTGATCCTTATCGAGGGGAAACCGTGAAAGCATATGTTGTCCTAAAAGAAAACGAGCATGTTTCAGAAGAAGAATTAAATACTTTCTGCAGAGAACATCTGGCAGCGTTTAAAGTGCCTAGAATCTATGAATTTAGAAAAGAGTTACCGAAAACAGCAGTCGGAAAAATTCTTCGACGGAATTTAGTTGAAGAAGAAAAAGAT